The following proteins come from a genomic window of Malus domestica chromosome 02, GDT2T_hap1:
- the LOC103407677 gene encoding disease resistance protein RUN1-like isoform X1 yields the protein MTAHEASSSSSSKSKLWSYDVFLSFSGKDTRYGFTGYLHQALKDKGYRVFIDEDGLKRGEEIRGELLGAIEESKISIIVFSKMYADSSWCLDELVKIMECRDKLGRHVLPIFYHVDPSHVRNQNGDLAEAFREHEKDIHEETDDKKREAKQKRVKQWREALTEAGKLSGHHLKIANDGKRRREAHTEATNLSDHQTTGNGYEAEFIKKIVDQNIWEWLHRTNKLHVAKHPIGIKSRIQDIINDLSSGGSNDVLMVGIWGMGGLGKTTTAKAIYNQIHHMFEFKSFLADVRDTSSKHGLVYLQETLISDILKQKSQIKSVDLGISMIQQVVQHRRVLIIIDDIDDRKQLDAIARSHDWFGPGSRIIMTTRNKHLLKQVEVDKTYPLREMNKEEALELFSWHAFKKSCPDEEYLEVSKNVVSYCGGLPLALEVLGSLLFKRPIKEWKSQLEKLERIPEGEIIKPLRISFEGLNDTEKATFLDISCFFIGKDKDYVAKILDGCGFYAIVGISVLCERCLVTVEGNNLNMHDLLREMARVIISEKSPNHPGNWSRLWNRQEVTDVLTNKSGTGKIEGLALYSTKGTSFSTKAFAKMKKLRLLLLSNVELNGEYKHLPKELIWLRWNYCPLKSIPDDFFNQPRLVVLHMPFSKLVQVWKGSKSLHNLKNLDLSYSHSLQKSPDFSQVPNLEELILVSCKSLSEIHPSIGHLKRLSLVNLSGCHELISLPGDFYKSKSIETLLLNSCYQFRELHEDIGEMISLRTLEAEQPAIREVPPSILGLKNLTRLSLYSISIKLKGKYKYLSWEGCPLKSIPDDIFNQDKLVGLEMQWSYLVQVWEGSKSLHNLKTLDLSYSWCLQKSLDFSQVPNLEELIMEGCFLLSEIHPSIGHLKRLSLVNLKWCDKLISLPGDFYKSKSVETLLLNGCRDFREVHEDLGEMISLRILEAEETALREVPPSIVGLKNLTRLSLNGNKFRSLPKLSGLSKLETLWLNGSKCLCTILDLPTNLKVLLADDCPGLETMPDFSEMSNMRELDVSDSAKLTEVPGLDKSLNSMVWIDMKRCTNLTADFRKNILQGWTSCGLGGIALHGNYVPDWFAFVNEGTQVSFDILPTDDHNFKGLTLFCLFRKCGRKELPDLKITIISNTKRTKLLAYKTRVPVEYENYEDDYLWQGQLSNNELNLQGGDKVDIVFEIRLAKWDNSVKIMRTGVNLVWDKLMKENMHDTRSDFDWDWDEEGASHDDEGGPSHDDEGGPSHDASDKLICAE from the exons ATGACAGCCCACGAAGCCTCCTCTTCGTCCTCCTCCAAGTCAAAACTTTGGAGTTACGACGTGTTCTTGAGCTTCAGCGGCAAAGACACGCGATATGGCTTCACCGGCTACCTCCACCAGGCACTAAAAGACAAAGGATACCGTGTCTTTATTGACGAGGACGGTCTAAAAAGAGGGGAAGAAATAAGAGGGGAACTGTTAGGGGCAATCGAAGAGTCGAAGATCTCTATCATTGTCTTCTCAAAGATGTATGCGGATTCGAGTTGGTGTCTTGACGAGCTGGTGAAGATCATGGAGTGCAGAGACAAATTGGGGCGACATGTTTTGCCAATATTCTATCACGTTGATCCTTCGCATGTCAGGAATCAGAACGGAGATTTAGCTGAAGCATTTCGGGAACACGAAAAGGACATCCATGAAGAAACAGATGACAAGAAACGTGAAGCTAAACAAAAAAGGGTAAAGCAATGGAGAGAGGCTCTCACAGAAGCTGGAAAATTGTCTGGCCACCATCTTAAAATCGCTAATGATGG CAAGAGGCGAAGAGAGGCTCATACAGAAGCTACAAATTTGTCTGACCACCAAACAACTGGCAACGG GTACGAAGCAgagttcattaaaaaaattgttgacCAGAATATTTGGGAATGGCTCCACAGAACAAACAAATTACATGTGGCCAAGCACCCAATTGGAATCAAATCTCGCATTCAAGATATTATCAATGATCTTTCAAGTGGTGGATCAAATGATGTTCTCATGGTTGGAATTTGGGGGATGGGTGGCTTGGGTAAAACAACAACTGCCAAAGCCATTTATAACCAAATTCATCATATGTTTGAATTCAAAAGTTTCCTTGCCGACGTTCGCGACACTTCAAGTAAACATGGTCTGGTTTATTTGCAAGAAACACTTATTTCTGACATCTTGAAACAGAAGTCTCAAATAAAAAGTGTTGACTTAGGTATCAGTATGATACAACAAGTAGTTCAACATAGAAGGGTACTTATCATCATTGACGATATCGATGACCGGAAACAATTGGATGCAATAGCCCGAAGTCACGATTGGTTTGGTCCAGGAAGTAGAATTATCATGACGACACGAAATAAACATTTACTAAAGCAAGTGGAAGTGGACAAGACATATCCGCTTCGGGAAATGAATAAGGAAGAAGCTCTGGAGCTCTTTAGTTGGCATGCCTTTAAAAAAAGTTGCCCTGATGAAGAATATCTTGAAGTCTCAAAAAATGTTGTTTCTTATTGTGGAGGTTTGCCACTAgcccttgaagttttaggttctCTTTTGTTTAAAAGACCCATTAAAGAGTGGAAAAGTCAATTGGAGAAATTGGAAAGAATTCCTGAAGGAGAAATAATAAAACCACTAAGAATAAGCTTTGAAGGGCTAAATGATACAGAGAAGGCTACATTCCTTGACAtatcttgtttctttattgGAAAGGACAAGGACTATGTTGCCAAAATATTAGATGGATGTGGATTTTATGCAATAGTAGGAATCAGTGTCCTTTGCGAACGATGTCTTGTAACTGTTGAAGGCAACAatttgaatatgcatgattTGCTTCGAGAAATGGCCAGAgtaatcatttctgaaaaatctcCTAATCACCCTGGAAATTGGAGTAGGTTGTGGAACCGTCAAGAGGTCACCGATGTATTGACAAATAAATCT GGAACTGGAAAAATTGAAGGACTTGCTCTATATTCCACTAAAGGAACTAGTTTCAGTACAAAAGCATTTGCCAAAATGAAGAAACTGAGATTGCTTCTGCTCAGCAACGTAGAGCTCAATGGAGAATACAAACATCTTCCCAAAGAGTTAATATGGTTGCGTTGGAATTACTGCCCTTTAAAGTCCATACCAGATGACTTTTTTAATCAACCAAGACTAGTTGTTTTACACATGCCGTTTAGCAAACTGGTACAAGTTTGGAAGGGTTCCAAG TCGCTACATAACTTGAAAAACCTTGATCTCAGCTATTCCCATTCCTTACAGAAATCACCGGACTTTTCACAAGTCCCaaatcttgaagagttgatattGGTATCGTGTAAGAGTTTGTCCGAGATTCACCCCTCCATTGGTCATcttaaaagactttctttggtgaaCCTTAGCGGATGTCACGAGCTTATTTCTCTTCCAGGGGATTTCTATAAGTCAAAATCTATTGAGACTCTTCTTCTTAATAGCTGTTACCAATTCAGAGAACTGCATGAGGATATAGGGGAGATGATATCATTGAGAACACTTGAAGCAGAGCAACCAGCCATAAGAGAAGTACCACCTTCCATATTAGGATTGAAGAATCTCACTCGTTTATCCCTTTACAGCATCAGCATAAAACTCAAAGGAAAATACAAATATCTGAGTTGGGAAGGATGCCCTTTAAAGTCCATACCAGATGACATTTTCAATCAAGATAAACTAGTTGGTTTAGAGATGCAGTGGAGCTATCTGGTACAAGTTTGGGAGGGTTCCAAG TCGCTACATAACTTGAAAACCCTTGATCTCAGCTATTCCTGGTGCTTACAGAAATCACTGGACTTTTCACAAGTCCCaaatcttgaagagttgataatgGAAGGGTGTTTCCTTTTGTCCGAGATTCACCCCTCCATTGGTCATcttaaaagactttctttggtgaaCCTTAAGTGGTGTGATAAGCTTATTTCTCTTCCAGGGGATTTCTATAAGTCCAAATCTGTTGAGACTCTTCTTCTTAATGGATGTAGAGATTTCAGAGAAGTGCATGAGGATTTAGGGGAGATGATATCATTGAGAATACTTGAAGCAGAGGAAACAGCCTTAAGAGAAGTACCACCTTCCATAGTAGGATTGAAGAATCTCACTCGTTTATCTTTGAATGGTAATAAGTTTCGTAGCTTACCAAAACTCAGTGGTCTTTCAAAGCTCGAAACATTGTGGTTAAATGGAAGCAAATGTCTTTGTACAATCCTTGATTTGCCAACAAATCTGAAAGTTCTGCTTGCCGATGATTGCCCTGGATTGGAAACAATGCCGGACTTTTCGGAAATGTCAAATATGAGAGAACTGGATGTAAGTGATTCAGCCAAACTCACTGAGGTTCCAGGCTTGGATAAGTCATTAAACTCCATGGTGTGGATTGATATGAAAAGGTGCACCAATCTCACAGCTGATTTTAGGAAGAACATCCTACAG GGATGGACTTCTTGCGGATTAGGTGGCATTGCTCTCCATGGGAATTATGTTCCTGATTGGTTTGCTTTTGTCAACGAGGGCACTCAAGTCAGTTTTGATATTCTCCCGACCGATGATCATAATTTTAAAGGGCTAACTCTGTTCTGCTTGTTCCGCAAATGCGGAAGAAAAGAATTACCTGATCTTAAGATTACTATTATAAGTAATACCAAGCGTACGAAGTTGCTGGCCTACAAAACCAGAGTACCTGTGGAGTATGAGAATTATGAAGATGATTATCTTTGGCAGGGACAACTGTCGAACAATGAGCTCAATTTGCAAGGCGGGGATAAAGTTGATATAGTTTTTGAAATTCGATTGGCGAAGTGGGATAATTCTGTTAAAATAATGAGAACAGGGGTTAATCTAGTATGGGACAAACTTATGAAGGAAAATATGCACGACACTAGAAGCGATTTTGACTGGGATTGGGATGAGGAAGGAGCAAGCCATGATGATGAGGGAGGACCAAGCCATGATGATGAGGGAGGACCAAGCCATGACGCATCTGATAAACTCATTTGTGCAGAATGA
- the LOC103407677 gene encoding disease resistance protein RUN1-like isoform X4 has protein sequence MTAHEASSSSSSKSKLWSYDVFLSFSGKDTRYGFTGYLHQALKDKGYRVFIDEDGLKRGEEIRGELLGAIEESKISIIVFSKMYADSSWCLDELVKIMECRDKLGRHVLPIFYHVDPSHVRNQNGDLAEAFREHEKDIHEETDDKKREAKQKRVKQWREALTEAGKLSGHHLKIANDGKRRREAHTEATNLSDHQTTGNGYEAEFIKKIVDQNIWEWLHRTNKLHVAKHPIGIKSRIQDIINDLSSGGSNDVLMVGIWGMGGLGKTTTAKAIYNQIHHMFEFKSFLADVRDTSSKHGLVYLQETLISDILKQKSQIKSVDLGISMIQQVVQHRRVLIIIDDIDDRKQLDAIARSHDWFGPGSRIIMTTRNKHLLKQVEVDKTYPLREMNKEEALELFSWHAFKKSCPDEEYLEVSKNVVSYCGGLPLALEVLGSLLFKRPIKEWKSQLEKLERIPEGEIIKPLRISFEGLNDTEKATFLDISCFFIGKDKDYVAKILDGCGFYAIVGISVLCERCLVTVEGNNLNMHDLLREMARVIISEKSPNHPGNWSRLWNRQEVTDVLTNKSGTGKIEGLALYSTKGTSFSTKAFAKMKKLRLLLLSNVELNGEYKHLPKELIWLRWNYCPLKSIPDDFFNQPRLVVLHMPFSKLVQVWKGSKSLHNLKTLDLSYSWCLQKSLDFSQVPNLEELIMEGCFLLSEIHPSIGHLKRLSLVNLKWCDKLISLPGDFYKSKSVETLLLNGCRDFREVHEDLGEMISLRILEAEETALREVPPSIVGLKNLTRLSLNGNKFRSLPKLSGLSKLETLWLNGSKCLCTILDLPTNLKVLLADDCPGLETMPDFSEMSNMRELDVSDSAKLTEVPGLDKSLNSMVWIDMKRCTNLTADFRKNILQGWTSCGLGGIALHGNYVPDWFAFVNEGTQVSFDILPTDDHNFKGLTLFCLFRKCGRKELPDLKITIISNTKRTKLLAYKTRVPVEYENYEDDYLWQGQLSNNELNLQGGDKVDIVFEIRLAKWDNSVKIMRTGVNLVWDKLMKENMHDTRSDFDWDWDEEGASHDDEGGPSHDDEGGPSHDASDKLICAE, from the exons ATGACAGCCCACGAAGCCTCCTCTTCGTCCTCCTCCAAGTCAAAACTTTGGAGTTACGACGTGTTCTTGAGCTTCAGCGGCAAAGACACGCGATATGGCTTCACCGGCTACCTCCACCAGGCACTAAAAGACAAAGGATACCGTGTCTTTATTGACGAGGACGGTCTAAAAAGAGGGGAAGAAATAAGAGGGGAACTGTTAGGGGCAATCGAAGAGTCGAAGATCTCTATCATTGTCTTCTCAAAGATGTATGCGGATTCGAGTTGGTGTCTTGACGAGCTGGTGAAGATCATGGAGTGCAGAGACAAATTGGGGCGACATGTTTTGCCAATATTCTATCACGTTGATCCTTCGCATGTCAGGAATCAGAACGGAGATTTAGCTGAAGCATTTCGGGAACACGAAAAGGACATCCATGAAGAAACAGATGACAAGAAACGTGAAGCTAAACAAAAAAGGGTAAAGCAATGGAGAGAGGCTCTCACAGAAGCTGGAAAATTGTCTGGCCACCATCTTAAAATCGCTAATGATGG CAAGAGGCGAAGAGAGGCTCATACAGAAGCTACAAATTTGTCTGACCACCAAACAACTGGCAACGG GTACGAAGCAgagttcattaaaaaaattgttgacCAGAATATTTGGGAATGGCTCCACAGAACAAACAAATTACATGTGGCCAAGCACCCAATTGGAATCAAATCTCGCATTCAAGATATTATCAATGATCTTTCAAGTGGTGGATCAAATGATGTTCTCATGGTTGGAATTTGGGGGATGGGTGGCTTGGGTAAAACAACAACTGCCAAAGCCATTTATAACCAAATTCATCATATGTTTGAATTCAAAAGTTTCCTTGCCGACGTTCGCGACACTTCAAGTAAACATGGTCTGGTTTATTTGCAAGAAACACTTATTTCTGACATCTTGAAACAGAAGTCTCAAATAAAAAGTGTTGACTTAGGTATCAGTATGATACAACAAGTAGTTCAACATAGAAGGGTACTTATCATCATTGACGATATCGATGACCGGAAACAATTGGATGCAATAGCCCGAAGTCACGATTGGTTTGGTCCAGGAAGTAGAATTATCATGACGACACGAAATAAACATTTACTAAAGCAAGTGGAAGTGGACAAGACATATCCGCTTCGGGAAATGAATAAGGAAGAAGCTCTGGAGCTCTTTAGTTGGCATGCCTTTAAAAAAAGTTGCCCTGATGAAGAATATCTTGAAGTCTCAAAAAATGTTGTTTCTTATTGTGGAGGTTTGCCACTAgcccttgaagttttaggttctCTTTTGTTTAAAAGACCCATTAAAGAGTGGAAAAGTCAATTGGAGAAATTGGAAAGAATTCCTGAAGGAGAAATAATAAAACCACTAAGAATAAGCTTTGAAGGGCTAAATGATACAGAGAAGGCTACATTCCTTGACAtatcttgtttctttattgGAAAGGACAAGGACTATGTTGCCAAAATATTAGATGGATGTGGATTTTATGCAATAGTAGGAATCAGTGTCCTTTGCGAACGATGTCTTGTAACTGTTGAAGGCAACAatttgaatatgcatgattTGCTTCGAGAAATGGCCAGAgtaatcatttctgaaaaatctcCTAATCACCCTGGAAATTGGAGTAGGTTGTGGAACCGTCAAGAGGTCACCGATGTATTGACAAATAAATCT GGAACTGGAAAAATTGAAGGACTTGCTCTATATTCCACTAAAGGAACTAGTTTCAGTACAAAAGCATTTGCCAAAATGAAGAAACTGAGATTGCTTCTGCTCAGCAACGTAGAGCTCAATGGAGAATACAAACATCTTCCCAAAGAGTTAATATGGTTGCGTTGGAATTACTGCCCTTTAAAGTCCATACCAGATGACTTTTTTAATCAACCAAGACTAGTTGTTTTACACATGCCGTTTAGCAAACTGGTACAAGTTTGGAAGGGTTCCAAG TCGCTACATAACTTGAAAACCCTTGATCTCAGCTATTCCTGGTGCTTACAGAAATCACTGGACTTTTCACAAGTCCCaaatcttgaagagttgataatgGAAGGGTGTTTCCTTTTGTCCGAGATTCACCCCTCCATTGGTCATcttaaaagactttctttggtgaaCCTTAAGTGGTGTGATAAGCTTATTTCTCTTCCAGGGGATTTCTATAAGTCCAAATCTGTTGAGACTCTTCTTCTTAATGGATGTAGAGATTTCAGAGAAGTGCATGAGGATTTAGGGGAGATGATATCATTGAGAATACTTGAAGCAGAGGAAACAGCCTTAAGAGAAGTACCACCTTCCATAGTAGGATTGAAGAATCTCACTCGTTTATCTTTGAATGGTAATAAGTTTCGTAGCTTACCAAAACTCAGTGGTCTTTCAAAGCTCGAAACATTGTGGTTAAATGGAAGCAAATGTCTTTGTACAATCCTTGATTTGCCAACAAATCTGAAAGTTCTGCTTGCCGATGATTGCCCTGGATTGGAAACAATGCCGGACTTTTCGGAAATGTCAAATATGAGAGAACTGGATGTAAGTGATTCAGCCAAACTCACTGAGGTTCCAGGCTTGGATAAGTCATTAAACTCCATGGTGTGGATTGATATGAAAAGGTGCACCAATCTCACAGCTGATTTTAGGAAGAACATCCTACAG GGATGGACTTCTTGCGGATTAGGTGGCATTGCTCTCCATGGGAATTATGTTCCTGATTGGTTTGCTTTTGTCAACGAGGGCACTCAAGTCAGTTTTGATATTCTCCCGACCGATGATCATAATTTTAAAGGGCTAACTCTGTTCTGCTTGTTCCGCAAATGCGGAAGAAAAGAATTACCTGATCTTAAGATTACTATTATAAGTAATACCAAGCGTACGAAGTTGCTGGCCTACAAAACCAGAGTACCTGTGGAGTATGAGAATTATGAAGATGATTATCTTTGGCAGGGACAACTGTCGAACAATGAGCTCAATTTGCAAGGCGGGGATAAAGTTGATATAGTTTTTGAAATTCGATTGGCGAAGTGGGATAATTCTGTTAAAATAATGAGAACAGGGGTTAATCTAGTATGGGACAAACTTATGAAGGAAAATATGCACGACACTAGAAGCGATTTTGACTGGGATTGGGATGAGGAAGGAGCAAGCCATGATGATGAGGGAGGACCAAGCCATGATGATGAGGGAGGACCAAGCCATGACGCATCTGATAAACTCATTTGTGCAGAATGA
- the LOC103407677 gene encoding disease resistance protein RUN1-like isoform X6, giving the protein MVGIWGMGGLGKTTTAKAIYNQIHHMFEFKSFLADVRDTSSKHGLVYLQETLISDILKQKSQIKSVDLGISMIQQVVQHRRVLIIIDDIDDRKQLDAIARSHDWFGPGSRIIMTTRNKHLLKQVEVDKTYPLREMNKEEALELFSWHAFKKSCPDEEYLEVSKNVVSYCGGLPLALEVLGSLLFKRPIKEWKSQLEKLERIPEGEIIKPLRISFEGLNDTEKATFLDISCFFIGKDKDYVAKILDGCGFYAIVGISVLCERCLVTVEGNNLNMHDLLREMARVIISEKSPNHPGNWSRLWNRQEVTDVLTNKSGTGKIEGLALYSTKGTSFSTKAFAKMKKLRLLLLSNVELNGEYKHLPKELIWLRWNYCPLKSIPDDFFNQPRLVVLHMPFSKLVQVWKGSKSLHNLKNLDLSYSHSLQKSPDFSQVPNLEELILVSCKSLSEIHPSIGHLKRLSLVNLSGCHELISLPGDFYKSKSIETLLLNSCYQFRELHEDIGEMISLRTLEAEQPAIREVPPSILGLKNLTRLSLYSISIKLKGKYKYLSWEGCPLKSIPDDIFNQDKLVGLEMQWSYLVQVWEGSKSLHNLKTLDLSYSWCLQKSLDFSQVPNLEELIMEGCFLLSEIHPSIGHLKRLSLVNLKWCDKLISLPGDFYKSKSVETLLLNGCRDFREVHEDLGEMISLRILEAEETALREVPPSIVGLKNLTRLSLNGNKFRSLPKLSGLSKLETLWLNGSKCLCTILDLPTNLKVLLADDCPGLETMPDFSEMSNMRELDVSDSAKLTEVPGLDKSLNSMVWIDMKRCTNLTADFRKNILQGWTSCGLGGIALHGNYVPDWFAFVNEGTQVSFDILPTDDHNFKGLTLFCLFRKCGRKELPDLKITIISNTKRTKLLAYKTRVPVEYENYEDDYLWQGQLSNNELNLQGGDKVDIVFEIRLAKWDNSVKIMRTGVNLVWDKLMKENMHDTRSDFDWDWDEEGASHDDEGGPSHDDEGGPSHDASDKLICAE; this is encoded by the exons ATGGTTGGAATTTGGGGGATGGGTGGCTTGGGTAAAACAACAACTGCCAAAGCCATTTATAACCAAATTCATCATATGTTTGAATTCAAAAGTTTCCTTGCCGACGTTCGCGACACTTCAAGTAAACATGGTCTGGTTTATTTGCAAGAAACACTTATTTCTGACATCTTGAAACAGAAGTCTCAAATAAAAAGTGTTGACTTAGGTATCAGTATGATACAACAAGTAGTTCAACATAGAAGGGTACTTATCATCATTGACGATATCGATGACCGGAAACAATTGGATGCAATAGCCCGAAGTCACGATTGGTTTGGTCCAGGAAGTAGAATTATCATGACGACACGAAATAAACATTTACTAAAGCAAGTGGAAGTGGACAAGACATATCCGCTTCGGGAAATGAATAAGGAAGAAGCTCTGGAGCTCTTTAGTTGGCATGCCTTTAAAAAAAGTTGCCCTGATGAAGAATATCTTGAAGTCTCAAAAAATGTTGTTTCTTATTGTGGAGGTTTGCCACTAgcccttgaagttttaggttctCTTTTGTTTAAAAGACCCATTAAAGAGTGGAAAAGTCAATTGGAGAAATTGGAAAGAATTCCTGAAGGAGAAATAATAAAACCACTAAGAATAAGCTTTGAAGGGCTAAATGATACAGAGAAGGCTACATTCCTTGACAtatcttgtttctttattgGAAAGGACAAGGACTATGTTGCCAAAATATTAGATGGATGTGGATTTTATGCAATAGTAGGAATCAGTGTCCTTTGCGAACGATGTCTTGTAACTGTTGAAGGCAACAatttgaatatgcatgattTGCTTCGAGAAATGGCCAGAgtaatcatttctgaaaaatctcCTAATCACCCTGGAAATTGGAGTAGGTTGTGGAACCGTCAAGAGGTCACCGATGTATTGACAAATAAATCT GGAACTGGAAAAATTGAAGGACTTGCTCTATATTCCACTAAAGGAACTAGTTTCAGTACAAAAGCATTTGCCAAAATGAAGAAACTGAGATTGCTTCTGCTCAGCAACGTAGAGCTCAATGGAGAATACAAACATCTTCCCAAAGAGTTAATATGGTTGCGTTGGAATTACTGCCCTTTAAAGTCCATACCAGATGACTTTTTTAATCAACCAAGACTAGTTGTTTTACACATGCCGTTTAGCAAACTGGTACAAGTTTGGAAGGGTTCCAAG TCGCTACATAACTTGAAAAACCTTGATCTCAGCTATTCCCATTCCTTACAGAAATCACCGGACTTTTCACAAGTCCCaaatcttgaagagttgatattGGTATCGTGTAAGAGTTTGTCCGAGATTCACCCCTCCATTGGTCATcttaaaagactttctttggtgaaCCTTAGCGGATGTCACGAGCTTATTTCTCTTCCAGGGGATTTCTATAAGTCAAAATCTATTGAGACTCTTCTTCTTAATAGCTGTTACCAATTCAGAGAACTGCATGAGGATATAGGGGAGATGATATCATTGAGAACACTTGAAGCAGAGCAACCAGCCATAAGAGAAGTACCACCTTCCATATTAGGATTGAAGAATCTCACTCGTTTATCCCTTTACAGCATCAGCATAAAACTCAAAGGAAAATACAAATATCTGAGTTGGGAAGGATGCCCTTTAAAGTCCATACCAGATGACATTTTCAATCAAGATAAACTAGTTGGTTTAGAGATGCAGTGGAGCTATCTGGTACAAGTTTGGGAGGGTTCCAAG TCGCTACATAACTTGAAAACCCTTGATCTCAGCTATTCCTGGTGCTTACAGAAATCACTGGACTTTTCACAAGTCCCaaatcttgaagagttgataatgGAAGGGTGTTTCCTTTTGTCCGAGATTCACCCCTCCATTGGTCATcttaaaagactttctttggtgaaCCTTAAGTGGTGTGATAAGCTTATTTCTCTTCCAGGGGATTTCTATAAGTCCAAATCTGTTGAGACTCTTCTTCTTAATGGATGTAGAGATTTCAGAGAAGTGCATGAGGATTTAGGGGAGATGATATCATTGAGAATACTTGAAGCAGAGGAAACAGCCTTAAGAGAAGTACCACCTTCCATAGTAGGATTGAAGAATCTCACTCGTTTATCTTTGAATGGTAATAAGTTTCGTAGCTTACCAAAACTCAGTGGTCTTTCAAAGCTCGAAACATTGTGGTTAAATGGAAGCAAATGTCTTTGTACAATCCTTGATTTGCCAACAAATCTGAAAGTTCTGCTTGCCGATGATTGCCCTGGATTGGAAACAATGCCGGACTTTTCGGAAATGTCAAATATGAGAGAACTGGATGTAAGTGATTCAGCCAAACTCACTGAGGTTCCAGGCTTGGATAAGTCATTAAACTCCATGGTGTGGATTGATATGAAAAGGTGCACCAATCTCACAGCTGATTTTAGGAAGAACATCCTACAG GGATGGACTTCTTGCGGATTAGGTGGCATTGCTCTCCATGGGAATTATGTTCCTGATTGGTTTGCTTTTGTCAACGAGGGCACTCAAGTCAGTTTTGATATTCTCCCGACCGATGATCATAATTTTAAAGGGCTAACTCTGTTCTGCTTGTTCCGCAAATGCGGAAGAAAAGAATTACCTGATCTTAAGATTACTATTATAAGTAATACCAAGCGTACGAAGTTGCTGGCCTACAAAACCAGAGTACCTGTGGAGTATGAGAATTATGAAGATGATTATCTTTGGCAGGGACAACTGTCGAACAATGAGCTCAATTTGCAAGGCGGGGATAAAGTTGATATAGTTTTTGAAATTCGATTGGCGAAGTGGGATAATTCTGTTAAAATAATGAGAACAGGGGTTAATCTAGTATGGGACAAACTTATGAAGGAAAATATGCACGACACTAGAAGCGATTTTGACTGGGATTGGGATGAGGAAGGAGCAAGCCATGATGATGAGGGAGGACCAAGCCATGATGATGAGGGAGGACCAAGCCATGACGCATCTGATAAACTCATTTGTGCAGAATGA